In one Gemella haemolysans ATCC 10379 genomic region, the following are encoded:
- the trpB gene encoding tryptophan synthase subunit beta: MTNLENNLNNLKGYFGEFGGSFVPEVVQKALDELEAAYDKYKDDEEFLAEYAHYLKDYSGRETPLYYAETLTNHLGGAKIYLKREDLNHLGAHKLNNVIGQILLAKRMGKKKVIAETGAGQHGVATAAAAAKFGMECEIYMGALDVERQRLNVFRMEMLGAKVHAAQEGEKTLKEAVDAAFKAWIENIDDTFYVLGSAVGPHPYPTIVKDFQKVISQEAKRQILEKEGRLPDLVVACVGGGSNAIGAFAEFIPHEEVALLGVEAAGRGLDTDRHAATLTLGTVGVVDGMKTYALFNEDGSVKPVYSISPGLDYPGIGPEHSFLKDAKRAEYVSATDDEAVDALLLLTRTEGIIPAIESSHALAEVIKRAPKLDKDKVIIVNVSGRGDKDVAAIADYLENRNK; this comes from the coding sequence ATAAATATAAAGATGATGAAGAATTTTTAGCAGAGTATGCTCATTACTTAAAAGATTACTCGGGACGTGAAACTCCACTATACTACGCTGAAACTTTAACAAACCACCTTGGAGGAGCAAAAATCTACCTTAAACGTGAAGATTTAAATCACCTTGGGGCGCACAAACTTAACAACGTTATTGGACAGATTTTACTTGCAAAACGTATGGGTAAAAAGAAAGTTATCGCTGAAACTGGAGCAGGTCAGCACGGTGTAGCTACGGCTGCTGCCGCTGCAAAATTTGGTATGGAATGTGAAATCTACATGGGGGCTCTTGATGTAGAAAGACAAAGATTAAATGTATTTAGAATGGAAATGCTTGGAGCAAAAGTTCACGCAGCTCAAGAAGGAGAAAAAACTCTTAAAGAAGCTGTTGACGCTGCATTCAAAGCATGGATTGAAAACATCGACGATACTTTCTACGTACTAGGATCAGCAGTAGGACCTCACCCATACCCAACTATTGTAAAAGACTTCCAAAAAGTTATCAGTCAAGAAGCAAAACGTCAAATCCTAGAAAAAGAAGGACGTCTACCTGACTTAGTAGTAGCCTGTGTAGGAGGAGGATCTAATGCAATCGGTGCTTTTGCTGAGTTCATCCCTCATGAAGAAGTAGCATTACTAGGTGTTGAAGCTGCTGGTCGTGGTCTAGATACAGATCGTCACGCAGCAACACTAACACTTGGTACTGTGGGGGTTGTTGATGGTATGAAAACTTACGCATTATTCAACGAAGATGGTTCAGTAAAACCTGTTTACTCAATCTCTCCAGGATTAGACTATCCAGGAATCGGGCCTGAGCACTCATTCCTAAAAGATGCAAAACGTGCTGAATACGTAAGTGCAACTGATGATGAAGCTGTTGATGCTTTACTTCTATTAACTAGAACAGAAGGAATTATCCCAGCAATCGAAAGTTCACACGCCCTTGCAGAAGTGATTAAACGTGCTCCAAAACTAGATAAAGATAAAGTAATTATCGTTAACGTATCTGGACGTGGAGACAAGGATGTAGCCGCAATTGCAGACTACTTAGAAAATAGAAATAAATAA
- a CDS encoding putative holin-like toxin, with amino-acid sequence MSPYEVVQTIIGINLLIVTIVGVCLTAFKNDNKK; translated from the coding sequence TTGTCACCTTACGAAGTGGTACAAACTATTATCGGTATAAATCTATTGATTGTAACAATAGTTGGAGTGTGCTTAACAGCGTTCAAAAATGACAATAAAAAATAA
- a CDS encoding APC family permease, whose product MSELKRTIGFMPAFMTVIGSVIGAGVFFKAAVIYKTTGTMSLGLFAWVLAGVITICAGLTVAELAASIPEVGGMVVWIERTYGKTAAFLLGWAQSVIYFPAMIAALAVIFSTQVLNLLNLDKTWHLPIAFAAAALLMFLNFLGGKIGGMIQTVATICKLIPLIVIIVFGLFQTDSQPLQLFPIEAGKDISFASGLGGALLAAMFAYEGWTNVGSMAGEMKNPKKDLPRAIFLGLAVVMVVYVLINVAYLMTLPLDHVAGNQTVASEVAAKLFGGIGGKIITIGILISVYGAINGFSMAGIRVPYAMAKSEQIPFKNVWTKLNKGAVPVNAGLLLLVIAFLMMLTGSFDMLTDLLVFVMWFFYTATFLAVIILRKKEPKLERPYRVPLYPIVPIIAILGGVYTLVSTLISQTSLAMGGIALTLIGLLFYTELHKKFKK is encoded by the coding sequence ATGAGTGAACTAAAAAGGACGATAGGCTTTATGCCGGCTTTTATGACGGTTATAGGCTCAGTAATAGGAGCAGGTGTATTTTTTAAAGCAGCTGTAATTTATAAGACTACAGGAACGATGAGTTTAGGGTTATTTGCTTGGGTGCTTGCCGGTGTTATTACTATTTGTGCCGGTCTTACCGTTGCAGAACTTGCGGCATCTATTCCTGAAGTTGGAGGAATGGTCGTTTGGATAGAGAGGACTTATGGAAAAACTGCAGCATTCTTATTAGGATGGGCACAGTCGGTGATTTATTTCCCTGCGATGATAGCGGCTCTTGCGGTTATCTTCTCGACACAAGTTTTAAATTTATTAAATTTAGATAAGACTTGGCATCTTCCTATAGCTTTTGCAGCTGCAGCTTTATTAATGTTTTTAAACTTTTTAGGTGGAAAGATTGGAGGAATGATTCAGACGGTAGCTACTATTTGTAAATTGATACCATTAATAGTAATTATTGTATTTGGATTATTTCAAACTGACTCTCAGCCGTTGCAATTATTCCCTATAGAAGCGGGGAAAGATATTTCATTCGCTAGTGGACTAGGTGGAGCTTTACTTGCTGCGATGTTTGCCTATGAAGGGTGGACGAACGTAGGAAGTATGGCAGGTGAGATGAAAAATCCTAAAAAAGACTTACCAAGAGCAATTTTCCTAGGACTTGCAGTTGTTATGGTTGTATATGTACTTATAAATGTTGCTTACCTTATGACTTTACCATTAGATCATGTTGCAGGTAATCAAACTGTAGCCAGTGAAGTAGCTGCTAAGTTGTTTGGTGGTATTGGTGGTAAAATTATCACAATTGGTATACTGATTAGTGTATATGGAGCGATTAACGGATTCTCAATGGCAGGAATTCGAGTACCTTATGCAATGGCTAAAAGTGAACAAATTCCATTTAAAAATGTATGGACGAAATTAAATAAAGGAGCAGTTCCTGTTAATGCAGGATTATTACTTCTAGTAATAGCATTCTTAATGATGTTAACTGGTAGTTTTGATATGTTAACAGACCTATTAGTATTCGTAATGTGGTTCTTCTACACAGCAACATTCCTTGCGGTAATTATACTACGTAAAAAAGAACCAAAATTAGAAAGACCATATAGAGTTCCGTTATATCCGATTGTTCCTATAATAGCTATTCTTGGTGGAGTTTATACTTTAGTAAGTACTTTAATCTCACAAACATCATTAGCTATGGGAGGAATAGCCTTAACGTTAATAGGATTATTATTCTATACAGAATTACATAAGAAATTTAAAAAATAA
- a CDS encoding ABC transporter permease encodes MKNFSTVFNFEFKQFFAKKATKVIMALYFIIAIGITFVPSIANSNIFKGESNDNFNRSAYVVKDVNIKLDDLKEAKKYDSKDALENDIKAKKLDEGIVLTKDSYEYLSRQSIFSKGSSEFKEAFGKNVEKLVYKQNGLDYDKVTNVKSHLPQPVPVNVSGDSDAQTQVVNVVVVYALTFIVYMTVIQFGSVVATNVVKEKSNRAMELLVVTVNPRTLILGKVLALSVAVLVQMGLIIGGLFAGLKINGSRYSDNIKHIIENVDLKVLGVGLAFALTGFVMFMFMYAAFASLVSKIEDVNGAITLPMLTFMGAFFVNYYIMGSTGDTKLAEILSYVPFTSYFVMFTRYAISHVSIQELGLSYGILVVTTLLVAFASVRVYRLATLRYGQKLNFFKLLFGK; translated from the coding sequence ATGAAAAATTTTAGTACAGTATTTAATTTTGAGTTTAAACAATTTTTTGCGAAAAAAGCGACAAAAGTTATTATGGCATTGTATTTCATTATAGCTATAGGTATAACATTTGTACCATCAATCGCTAATAGTAACATTTTTAAAGGTGAGAGCAATGATAATTTCAATCGTAGTGCATATGTTGTAAAAGATGTAAATATTAAGTTAGATGATCTAAAAGAAGCTAAAAAATACGATAGTAAAGATGCTTTGGAAAATGATATTAAAGCTAAAAAATTAGATGAAGGTATCGTCTTAACTAAAGATAGTTATGAATATTTATCTAGACAATCTATCTTTAGTAAAGGTAGCAGTGAATTTAAAGAAGCTTTTGGAAAAAATGTAGAAAAATTAGTCTATAAACAAAATGGTTTAGATTATGATAAAGTAACTAATGTGAAATCACATCTACCTCAACCTGTACCAGTGAACGTAAGTGGAGATTCTGATGCTCAAACTCAAGTAGTAAATGTTGTAGTAGTTTATGCTCTTACATTTATTGTTTATATGACGGTAATTCAATTCGGTAGTGTAGTTGCAACAAATGTTGTTAAAGAAAAAAGTAATAGAGCTATGGAACTATTAGTAGTCACTGTAAATCCTAGAACGTTAATTTTAGGGAAAGTATTAGCTTTATCTGTTGCAGTACTTGTTCAAATGGGCTTAATTATCGGTGGTTTATTTGCAGGTCTAAAAATCAATGGTTCTAGATATAGCGATAATATTAAGCATATTATAGAAAATGTAGACTTAAAAGTTCTTGGTGTAGGATTAGCATTTGCGTTAACTGGATTCGTAATGTTTATGTTTATGTACGCGGCATTCGCTTCATTAGTTAGTAAGATTGAGGATGTCAACGGAGCGATAACTTTACCGATGTTAACATTTATGGGTGCATTCTTCGTAAACTACTACATTATGGGTTCAACTGGAGATACTAAACTTGCAGAGATTTTATCATATGTTCCATTTACATCATATTTTGTAATGTTTACACGTTATGCAATAAGTCACGTTTCTATTCAAGAATTAGGATTATCTTATGGTATATTAGTTGTAACTACATTACTTGTGGCATTTGCGAGTGTTAGAGTATATAGATTAGCGACATTAAGATACGGTCAAAAATTAAACTTCTTCAAGTTGTTATTTGGAAAATAG
- a CDS encoding ABC transporter ATP-binding protein — protein sequence MILEFKNVEKSFGNKKVLKGVSFTAKSGVANGYLGRNGSGKTTSFRILLDIFKPDKGEILLDGKPLDHSKVKIGYLPEERGMYDGVGLVDQLTYFGMLKGMKKKAAQTEAKKWLEYFELEDNKQALKTLSKGNAQKIQIIQSVMNDPDILVFDEPFSGLDPVNVSKLKEIITDFIKKDKLVIFSSHQMPVVETFCEDINILEKGKITLSGNLDYIKKQLGHGKMILSVSGFEKDELLANLKSIPLGIEYSLVPEGVLLDFKEEGAKKELLAKLAGSSFNIEEFKLYKPSLEDIFKEQVGK from the coding sequence ATGATTTTAGAATTTAAAAATGTAGAGAAAAGTTTTGGTAATAAAAAGGTTCTTAAAGGGGTTAGTTTCACAGCGAAAAGTGGTGTGGCTAATGGATATTTAGGACGAAATGGTAGTGGTAAAACTACAAGTTTTAGGATTCTGTTGGATATATTCAAGCCGGATAAAGGGGAGATTCTACTAGATGGAAAACCTTTAGATCACAGTAAGGTGAAGATTGGATACCTTCCAGAAGAACGAGGAATGTACGATGGTGTTGGACTTGTAGATCAGCTTACGTACTTCGGAATGTTAAAAGGTATGAAGAAGAAAGCAGCACAAACAGAAGCGAAAAAATGGTTAGAGTACTTCGAACTAGAGGATAATAAACAAGCATTAAAAACATTATCTAAAGGTAATGCCCAAAAAATTCAAATTATCCAAAGTGTTATGAATGATCCAGATATTCTTGTTTTCGATGAACCGTTTAGTGGGCTTGACCCGGTGAACGTATCAAAATTAAAAGAAATAATTACAGATTTTATTAAAAAAGATAAACTTGTTATTTTCTCATCTCACCAAATGCCAGTTGTAGAAACATTCTGTGAGGATATTAATATATTAGAAAAAGGGAAAATTACTCTAAGTGGTAATCTAGATTATATTAAAAAACAATTAGGACATGGAAAAATGATCTTGAGTGTTAGTGGTTTTGAGAAAGATGAACTACTTGCTAATCTTAAATCTATACCATTAGGTATTGAGTATTCATTAGTTCCAGAGGGAGTGCTTCTTGATTTCAAAGAAGAGGGTGCTAAAAAAGAATTATTGGCAAAACTTGCGGGAAGCAGTTTTAATATAGAAGAATTCAAACTTTATAAACCTTCGTTAGAAGATATTTTCAAAGAACAGGTAGGTAAGTAA
- a CDS encoding DUF2812 domain-containing protein yields MKYKYVPVFISYDKVADKMNHLAAQGYEYDKEAIVAIRMKKVSETGDKQYKFIFDKNFTPEIEEYYKVSGWKLYKFQVYNLFRLAEGTSSSYPIYTDTETELEIVKYRLLRFIVLFILINIIGVLYFTNIKWVINSGIPDVLAMLIGGLIGGIFGYCISGLGMFLPKYFKLTKEIKNNDE; encoded by the coding sequence ATGAAGTATAAATATGTTCCGGTATTTATAAGCTATGATAAAGTAGCGGATAAAATGAATCATCTTGCTGCTCAGGGATATGAATACGATAAAGAGGCTATAGTGGCGATTAGAATGAAGAAAGTCTCAGAGACTGGCGATAAGCAATATAAGTTTATCTTTGATAAAAACTTTACACCAGAGATAGAAGAGTATTATAAAGTAAGTGGCTGGAAGCTTTATAAGTTTCAAGTTTATAATTTGTTTAGACTTGCTGAAGGGACTTCGAGTTCTTATCCGATATATACTGATACCGAGACGGAATTAGAAATCGTTAAATATAGATTGTTAAGATTTATAGTTTTATTTATTTTAATAAATATAATAGGGGTATTGTATTTTACTAATATTAAATGGGTAATTAATAGTGGAATACCTGATGTGTTAGCCATGTTAATAGGTGGATTAATAGGTGGTATATTTGGTTACTGTATAAGTGGACTTGGAATGTTTTTACCGAAATATTTCAAGTTAACAAAAGAAATAAAAAATAATGACGAATAA
- a CDS encoding DUF2812 domain-containing protein, with product MSKYKVIHTFALTNKRLMRKLERYSAKGWHFKKFLGFLILLEKGERTDYKYELVYDKKFDAERQDFYKFNGWEVVRNGIFWQILRGEPTATTLYTDNLSEEYMWLYRIRFNAKIMLGCFLIALITHLINKFLMESEVIDFITGMSFGFGLGLGAVNIAFFIKYLFLKRRKD from the coding sequence ATGAGTAAATATAAGGTGATACACACATTCGCTTTAACAAATAAAAGACTCATGAGAAAGTTAGAAAGATATAGTGCAAAGGGTTGGCACTTTAAAAAATTTCTGGGGTTCTTAATTTTATTAGAAAAAGGAGAAAGAACCGATTATAAATACGAACTGGTATATGATAAAAAGTTCGATGCAGAACGTCAAGATTTCTATAAGTTTAACGGTTGGGAAGTAGTTAGAAATGGTATTTTTTGGCAGATATTACGTGGTGAACCTACGGCAACTACACTATATACAGATAATTTGAGTGAAGAGTACATGTGGCTATATAGAATAAGATTTAATGCGAAAATCATGTTAGGATGCTTTCTTATAGCTTTGATTACACATTTAATAAATAAATTTTTAATGGAATCTGAAGTAATTGATTTTATTACAGGAATGTCTTTTGGCTTTGGTTTAGGACTAGGTGCTGTAAATATAGCATTCTTTATAAAATATTTATTTTTAAAGAGAAGAAAGGATTGA
- a CDS encoding PadR family transcriptional regulator — translation MAKLSPYETGELTDSIFFTLLVLTEPIHGYLIMQKVAEITDNNIIIGPATMYTTLGKMVSVGWIEDKEIDNSKKEYHITPKGMEVLEKNLKLRQFLLDVAKKFIGGGSDE, via the coding sequence ATGGCAAAGTTAAGCCCTTATGAAACGGGCGAATTAACGGATAGTATATTTTTTACACTTCTAGTTTTAACAGAACCTATTCATGGATACTTGATAATGCAAAAGGTGGCAGAAATTACTGATAATAATATTATTATCGGACCTGCGACAATGTATACGACTTTAGGTAAGATGGTTTCTGTTGGCTGGATTGAAGATAAAGAAATCGATAATTCGAAAAAAGAATATCATATTACTCCAAAAGGTATGGAAGTTTTGGAGAAAAATTTAAAACTTCGACAGTTTTTACTAGATGTAGCTAAGAAGTTTATAGGTGGTGGAAGTGATGAGTAA
- a CDS encoding DUF6612 family protein, with amino-acid sequence MTKSLKKYLLLIATVILSVTLAACSMGASTEQIVNKSVESSKNIKSTDFVATNSSEILVGEQTQTVENTVSGSLIIDPLTIKATTDVKAQGQSQTLELYIKDGTAYAKSTGQNEWVKSSSNSITAQFENLKKIANSEQILEFYKKIAKDFKKTEENGNYVLTYTGNGDQFKELMVAIANASSGNEVTASAFTGVDFKNVSIKLVVTKDYTPVTNEVNMELATKNTPTPTTMKIKQNIQYSNVNNVKEINLPDEVKKAKEVAADTQKSE; translated from the coding sequence ATGACAAAATCACTTAAAAAATATCTATTGCTTATTGCAACGGTTATTCTTTCAGTTACTCTTGCTGCTTGTAGCATGGGGGCTTCTACAGAACAAATCGTTAATAAATCAGTAGAATCATCTAAAAACATAAAAAGTACAGATTTCGTAGCGACTAACAGTTCTGAAATTTTAGTTGGTGAGCAAACTCAAACAGTTGAAAATACTGTATCAGGATCATTAATTATCGATCCACTAACAATTAAAGCTACTACTGATGTGAAAGCTCAAGGTCAAAGCCAAACACTAGAATTATACATTAAAGATGGAACTGCTTATGCAAAATCAACAGGACAAAATGAGTGGGTTAAAAGTTCAAGTAACAGCATTACTGCCCAATTCGAAAACCTTAAGAAAATCGCAAACTCTGAGCAAATCTTAGAATTCTACAAAAAAATTGCTAAAGACTTCAAGAAAACTGAAGAAAATGGAAACTATGTTCTAACATACACTGGTAATGGAGATCAATTTAAAGAACTTATGGTTGCTATTGCTAACGCATCTTCTGGAAACGAAGTGACTGCAAGTGCATTTACCGGCGTTGATTTCAAAAATGTTTCAATCAAACTTGTTGTTACTAAAGATTACACACCTGTAACTAACGAAGTAAACATGGAGCTTGCTACTAAAAACACACCAACTCCAACAACAATGAAAATCAAACAAAACATTCAATACTCTAACGTAAACAATGTTAAAGAAATCAATCTACCTGATGAAGTGAAAAAAGCTAAAGAGGTAGCTGCTGATACTCAAAAATCAGAATAA
- the glmS gene encoding glutamine--fructose-6-phosphate transaminase (isomerizing), with product MCGIVGFVGEANGVKFLIDGLSSLEYRGYDSAGIAGVVNGEASVTKSVGRIKNLESLIPEGLHLELGIGHTRWATHGGVNTTNSHPHQSFNKRFILVHNGVIENFQELKERFFKGVELVSETDTEVIVQLVQVYSDRGLDTKEAFKKAVSKLQGSYALCLIDTEDKDTLYVAKNKSPLLIGLGEENKNYVGSDALAMIKYTNNFLEINDGEFVIVKKDSVTIEDKEGNVVERESFSTNLNAGEIDKGIHEHYMIKEIHEQVGAMRNIISHYFDGHDVNINSEIINNVKDADRLYIIGCGTSYNAGLVGRNYFEKWAGIPTEVHLASEFAYNVPLLSKKPMFIFLSQSGETADLRAVLTKLRSVNADYKFLVLTNVDASTLSRECDYTLLLHAGVEIAVASTKAYTAQIATLSILAYEVAKQLSKQPKFDIEQELSVITSAIESILDDTKTIKDLAKNLFTERNAFYIGRGIDYYSACEAALKLKEVSYIQTEGFAGGELKHGTIALIEERTPVVALITSAKLDLNTRSNVSEVASRGANTLIITLEKLARKGDYAIPNVNEDLAPIASIVVTQLFAYYAAYTKGLDVDKPRNLAKSVTVE from the coding sequence ATGTGTGGAATTGTAGGATTTGTTGGAGAAGCAAATGGAGTTAAATTTTTAATTGATGGGCTTAGCAGCCTTGAGTACCGTGGGTACGACTCAGCTGGTATCGCTGGTGTTGTTAACGGAGAAGCTAGCGTTACTAAGTCTGTAGGTCGCATTAAAAATCTAGAATCCCTAATCCCTGAAGGACTTCACCTAGAATTAGGTATTGGTCATACACGTTGGGCTACTCACGGTGGAGTTAACACAACTAACTCTCACCCTCACCAAAGCTTCAACAAACGTTTTATTTTAGTTCACAATGGAGTTATCGAAAACTTCCAAGAACTTAAAGAAAGATTTTTCAAAGGTGTAGAACTTGTTTCTGAAACTGATACTGAAGTTATCGTTCAATTAGTACAAGTTTATAGCGATCGTGGTCTTGATACTAAAGAAGCTTTCAAAAAAGCTGTATCAAAACTTCAAGGTTCTTATGCACTTTGTTTAATCGATACAGAAGATAAAGACACATTATATGTAGCAAAAAATAAAAGTCCACTTCTTATTGGACTAGGAGAAGAAAATAAAAACTATGTTGGTAGTGATGCTTTAGCAATGATTAAGTACACTAACAACTTCTTAGAAATCAACGATGGTGAATTTGTTATTGTGAAAAAAGATAGCGTAACTATCGAAGATAAAGAAGGTAATGTTGTAGAGCGTGAAAGTTTCTCAACTAACTTAAACGCTGGAGAAATCGATAAAGGTATCCACGAACATTACATGATTAAAGAAATTCATGAGCAAGTAGGAGCTATGCGTAACATCATCTCTCACTACTTCGATGGACATGATGTTAATATTAACAGCGAAATTATTAACAATGTAAAAGATGCAGATAGATTATACATTATCGGATGTGGTACAAGTTACAACGCTGGTTTAGTAGGAAGAAACTACTTTGAAAAATGGGCTGGTATTCCTACAGAGGTACACTTAGCATCAGAATTTGCTTACAACGTACCATTATTATCTAAAAAACCAATGTTCATCTTCCTTTCTCAATCAGGAGAAACAGCTGACCTTCGTGCCGTACTTACAAAATTACGTAGCGTAAACGCAGATTATAAGTTCTTAGTACTTACTAACGTTGATGCTTCAACTCTATCTCGTGAATGTGACTATACATTATTACTTCACGCAGGTGTTGAAATCGCGGTTGCATCTACTAAGGCATATACTGCTCAAATCGCAACACTAAGCATACTTGCTTATGAAGTAGCTAAGCAACTTTCTAAACAACCTAAATTTGATATCGAGCAAGAGTTATCAGTAATTACTTCTGCAATCGAATCAATTTTAGATGATACAAAAACTATCAAAGATTTAGCTAAAAACTTATTCACAGAACGCAATGCATTCTATATCGGACGTGGAATCGACTACTATAGTGCATGTGAAGCAGCTCTAAAACTTAAAGAAGTTTCTTACATTCAAACAGAAGGATTTGCCGGAGGAGAACTAAAACACGGTACAATCGCTCTTATCGAAGAAAGAACACCTGTTGTAGCTCTTATTACAAGCGCTAAACTAGACTTAAATACACGTAGTAACGTAAGTGAAGTAGCTAGCCGTGGTGCTAATACTCTAATCATTACATTAGAAAAATTAGCTCGTAAAGGTGACTATGCAATTCCTAACGTAAACGAAGATCTTGCTCCAATCGCAAGTATCGTAGTTACACAATTATTCGCATACTACGCAGCTTACACTAAAGGATTAGATGTGGACAAACCACGTAACTTAGCTAAATCAGTAACAGTAGAATAA
- a CDS encoding ECF transporter S component, whose amino-acid sequence MYKKNVHSLVLSGMLAVIALLLSFFSFAVPFLPPFLKFDFTFIPLFMALLLLGYKDALLVSFLKNFLHFALLSHEPIGSIANIVVEFTFISVIIFFYKKGTAKTIIGGILGTLAITVFMTLLNYFVLLPAYGYIMNLADIVTNVKTIVTAGIIPFNLLKGALVTFLFFVTKSVYKSIPTSIRSRFA is encoded by the coding sequence ATGTATAAAAAAAATGTTCACTCACTAGTTTTGAGTGGTATGCTTGCAGTTATTGCTCTACTTCTATCTTTTTTTAGTTTTGCTGTGCCATTCTTGCCACCATTTCTAAAATTTGATTTTACGTTCATCCCGCTATTCATGGCGTTGTTATTATTAGGATATAAAGATGCACTTTTAGTGTCATTCTTAAAAAACTTCCTACACTTCGCTTTGTTATCACATGAACCAATCGGATCAATTGCTAATATAGTAGTAGAATTCACTTTTATCAGTGTCATAATTTTTTTCTATAAAAAAGGTACTGCTAAGACTATTATCGGTGGAATCTTAGGAACACTAGCAATAACAGTATTCATGACACTACTTAACTACTTCGTATTACTTCCAGCATACGGATATATTATGAATCTAGCAGACATCGTGACTAACGTAAAAACAATCGTAACGGCTGGTATTATACCATTCAACCTACTTAAAGGTGCTTTAGTAACATTCTTATTCTTCGTTACTAAGAGTGTTTACAAATCAATACCAACTAGTATTCGTAGCCGTTTCGCATAA
- a CDS encoding DUF1310 family protein: MRKKIFGAITFIAAIGGVIYMKNNPKYKEIVRVVKTADARGFYEKIILEKDKLAFTAKAKIRDYKIDYESIRNVGEKIYARLIVNNDEKLNIDTVLNEKNTNVEEVSHSEKLDELLNK; the protein is encoded by the coding sequence ATGAGAAAGAAAATATTCGGAGCGATAACTTTTATTGCGGCGATTGGTGGCGTTATTTATATGAAAAATAATCCTAAATATAAGGAGATTGTTAGAGTCGTGAAAACTGCAGATGCACGTGGTTTTTACGAAAAAATAATTTTAGAAAAAGATAAGCTTGCATTCACAGCAAAAGCGAAAATTAGAGATTATAAGATTGATTATGAGAGTATTAGAAATGTCGGAGAGAAAATTTACGCACGTCTAATAGTGAATAATGACGAGAAGTTAAATATCGATACAGTTCTTAATGAAAAAAATACTAATGTAGAAGAAGTATCACATTCAGAAAAATTGGATGAGTTGTTGAATAAATAG